A region of the Amphiprion ocellaris isolate individual 3 ecotype Okinawa chromosome 22, ASM2253959v1, whole genome shotgun sequence genome:
ctgtgtgtgtgtgttactgtgtgtgtctgtgtgcaggtcAGTCTGGGGACCAGTGATACAGTCTTTCTGTGGGTCCAGAATCCTCGTCCGGCTCTGGAGGGTCACGTGTTCTGCAGCCCGGTGGACCAGGAGGCCTTCATGGCTCTGCTGTggtacagacacacaacagtaCACAATGATACACAACGATACACAACAGTACACAATGATACACGACACAGTCAccgtgtaaattaatactttcttGTAGAATTACAAGCATcgtaaaaacacaatttattcattcactttgttgaaatttgaggttgttgactttttagtgtgttaatattcagattattgatattttagtgtgttaatattcagatcattgatattttagtgtgttaatattcagattattgatactttagtgtgttaatattcagattattgatactttagtgtgttaatattcagattattgatattttaatgtgttaatattcagattattgatattttagtgtgttaatattcagatcattgatattttagtgtgttaatattcagattattgatactttagtgtgttaatattcagattattgatattttagtgtgttaatattcagattattgatattttagtgtgttaatattcagattattgatactttagtgtgttaatattcagattattgatattttagtgtgttaatattcagattattgatattttagtgtgttaatattcagacTATTGATACTTtagtgtgttaatattcagattattgatactttagtgtgttaatattcagattattgatactttagtgtgttaatattcagacTATTGATACTTtagtgtgttaatattcagattattgataCTTTATATgataatatccagattattgatactttagagtgttaatattcaggttgttgatatgtttgtgtttgtatgaggACATCCTGGTTATTATCAGTGTTGCAGTTCACAGAGTGACCAgatggtggcagtatcatgtcTGATTGTTCTGTCTACAGCTTCAAGAACGGATCTCTGACGAGAGAACACATCAGTAATGAGTGTGCTGGAGGATCATGGGAAGTTTTTTCTGCCATGTTGAGAGAGACACCGCTGGGAAACGACGGGAACATTGGTGAGGgttcttctctctcttcctctccttctttaTTCCCTCCATCTGATTGGTTCTGATCGGTTCTTGCTGCGGttccaggcttttattttgacaccaTGGAGATCACTCCTCCAGCGGTGGGCATCCATCGCTTTGACTCAGAAGACAGCGAGGTTGGTGGACAGACATTTATCTGAAATGGTTCTGTGTGAGTCTTTACTGATTGTCATGTGTcctctgtcccacctgtcccaCCTGTCCCACCTGTCCCGGGGCTGCAGGTGTCCTCCTTCAGTCCTCAGGTGGAGGTCCGTGCTCTGGTTGAGGGTCAGTTCCTGTCCAGGAGGCTTCATGCTGAGAGGCTGGGATACTCCATCCGTAAGAACCGGTCCAGTTATTAAATGTTGATGTATTGATTATTAACACCCAGCAGGGTTCTGtcattgattattgatcagttacagTTGGGTTTCTCGATGATCTCTCGGCGTTTTATCACGTCCACATACTAGATGGAACCGGAACGTTGTGTTTTTAGTTCCAGGAACCAGAGTTCTGGCGACAGGAGGAGCTTCGTCCAATAAGGAGATCCTGCAGGTCAGTTCTCCGTCTGTTCCTCAGTGAGTGCTTCCTGTTCAGCTGTTACTGCTGCCGTCTGACGGCCCGCTGCTTCTAGAACCAAAGAGCAGAAATAGAACAACAAATAGAACACCGACGGAACCATAAACAGTTTGAtttgtttcttcaggttctgTCCGACGTCTTCAACGCTCCGGTTTATACCATCGATCTGTCCGACTCAGCATGTCTGGGATCAGCCTACAGAGCTCTGCATGGTACAGTACTACTggtactactagtactactgctgctggtgctactagtactactgctgctgctgatgctactagtactactgctgctgatactactactagtactactgctgctggtactactagtactactgctgctgctgatactactagtactactgctgctgctggtactactagtactactgctgctggtgctactagtactactgctgctgctgatactactagtactactgctgctgatactactactagtactactgctgctggtactactagtactactgctgctgctgatactactagtactactgctgctgatactactagtactactgctgctgctgatgctactagtactactgctgctgctgatgctactagtactactgctgctgctggtactactagtactactgctgctggtgctactagtactactgctgctgctggtactactagtactactgctgctggtgctactagtactactgctgctgatactactactagtactactgctgctgatactactactagtactactgctgctggtgctactagtactactgctgctgctggtactactagtactactgctgctggtgctactagtactactgctgctgctggtactactagtactactgctgctggtgctactagtactactgctgctgctgatgctactagtactactgctgctgatactactactagtactactgctgctggtactactagtactactgctgctgctgatactactagtactactgctgctgctggtactactagtactactgctgctgctgatactactagtactactgctgctgatactacTCAGCACATACACCAGTACTACTCTATATCTGCAGTATGTGGAGAGTGAGTATGAGTTTCCAGTGATGGTAACATCAGCGGAAACATGTTCAACATGTTGgatcttgtttatttttcttccattttttaaagtatttaatcAAAGAAACTGTGTTTTATGATTTCTGTTGTTGTAACGGTATCATAGTGCACAGAATCCAGGTTTCATAGCATTGATAATCAAAGAACCACATAACTTTTtctgtcacaaagagacacgaaacgagaaaaacaagacatgaaatgactaatattagacacaaaagacacaatattaccacaaagagacataaaacggCTTTAACAAgttacaaaacaacattaacgagacacaaaacgacattAGTGAGGTATAAAACAACGctgatgagacaaaacaactagGTTTTCGTTTTTCAGTCCATGAGGCTCTAACTGGCCATCTGATTGGTTAACGATGTAGAATCCTGACGCTGTGATTGGTCGATGTATCTTCAGGCCTGTTAGCCGAATCTGGAGTCTCCTTCTTGGATGTGGTGAAGAACGCTCCGGAACCACAACGGACCACGACACCACACCCCTCAGCCAagcaggtacacacacacacacacatacacacacacacacacacacatacacacacacacacacgcacacatacacacacagacacacacgcacacagacacacagacacacagacacacacacacacacacacacacgcacacagacacacacacacagacacacacagacacagaaacaaaatcactgcaagaaaagtgcaaaattgccacaaaaagagaaaactcaCTACAAGAAAGTGCAAAATCTCCTTAAAGAGAAGCAAAATCAACGCAGAAACCACCAAGTCTCCATAAAAAAACttcaaatcaccacaaatgATCCCAAAGCACCTGAAAGATGCACAATCACCACAGAatacaccacaaaaaaaaacactaaaagacacaaaatcaccttaAAGACAGACATCACCTTGGAGACTCAAAATCAACGCAAAAAAGtattaaatcaccacaaaaatggtgcaaaatcacaacatgcaatcaaaatcaacacaaagaaaGTGCAAAATCCCATCAGAGATcgaaaatcaacacaaaaatgtgtaaattcaccacaaaatccaccaaatctccacaaaaaacagcaaatcaccacaaaaagctAAATCACCGCAGAAGATGTCAAAGCACCTAAAAGACtcgcaaaatcatcacaaaatagTGCAAAATCACAACGTAGAGGCACAAAATCACCCCTAACccttattgtgtttttgtggtgattctgtCCCAGTTCCTTTCTGCTCTCTGGCCCTGTGTTGTTCTGATGGAGCTGAATGTTGACTGAAGACATGTTCGCTCGTGTTCGTGCTCCATAATTAAGCAGCTCATTAATAAATAACGAGCTCTGCTGAATAAATATTCTGAGCAGCAGGATGTTAAATACGGAGCAGCAGCGTGACAGAAACGGAGTCATGTgttgaaaacagtaaaaaccaGTCCATCTTATTTAGATCCACAATACGACTTCTAATGTAGGGAAATAAGTATTTGTTGTTCCTGCAGAGATTATCAAACAACCATGTGATTAAAAAGCAGTataaaatgtctcagtaatgATCCACAATGGCATAACCTTatccaaaacaagttaaacaTAGTCTAAAATACTTTAAAGCTGTTCAGACTGACTCACaatcactgttccctctaagcagtgcgcaattgcacaCTGCTGACATGGTCTCCGTGCACAGAacatctgcgctgcgcacaaaaaccccctccaacctaaattgaaaataattccgtgctatttttcagtgtgagtcagtgagtgactggtgactggctgctgcagccaatgatgccaTTCACATccgtatttacgcagctaatctacgtcattgacaggcgtccttctgtgcagccactgttgttTCTAGCTAGCAGAGCAGTGTGGCTGATGTGGAGGGAAGACACGCTACTGATGCTAAATGCTGCTTATGTTGACCCTTTATAATAATGGCAAAACGAACGGGCAGTGGCACATTCCCTCACTAAGccacagtaaaaaagaaatgtgattcTTTTAAGATGGAATGGCTGTCGGAGTTAGGGTTGCCACTcgtcccttaaaatacagaatcgtcctttatttgacaattaattgttgtgtcccgtattgattcaatacgggacacAAATTgatccgtattttcataaatgtcccgTACACATCTGttacacactcatcaaaactgtatcatgaacaaaataaaacacaggaaatattaagggcagccagtTTCATTTTCGTTggacctttgtagcgaggacctgatgccaggtccagcagatagacTTCTCTGTGTGTCCCGTCCTAtagtcctgtctctggttgcctggttacagacgctgctgctcccacgcgtttaaaaatgtctacacctgaaactccaccacgtccaaagaagccaaaatgtttgcaaatgtacCGACATGAGTCAGAAgactggaacccctggcagtagGTACAGGGCAAagtatgttttctgttgttcatgGACTgactgaagtaaggcagcatcaacatgtaagaaacatgagaacagagagaatccaaccagcaggtcacagtttatcatcatctaatcatctcctgaagtccatatggtgagagacatcagtatctggttgttcatttaccagaggatgcttataatcatgctgatgtggtctgtactctacagtattctagtgactcaataaatacctaagttgtttattatttttaatgctttttagttttaataaacatttaatagcctatatgtaatcaataaatggcctttgcctatcttaagaaaaattcgctcagaactctgatatgttaacagcactaaataaatcaataaatacatgcatacacacataaatcagttaatacattaactgtgttaagataagatttagattttttaaaaagttgtttatgtttttgcagaatccagtattgctcactggttggtcattacattttgttagtttgatttcactgtttaaaatgatgccacctcttttcagacagaacctgtgataataaaacaatacaaaatttttagttccgtgttaataaagcacttaaatctttaagtatggctaaatgcttttttcaaaattaaatatatcactccttaggtggtagtggccccaagttcagtaaagttggaaagatattcacagattgggacttccagcatcaataactcattagatataggttgtcaaaacataaacggtgcctctttcccatcgttgcaaggcagacaatgtgctacaagcccagttttatcaaaagtagctgtctttcaagctacagaataacattggtgtctatggagtgaacagggtccgtctgcaatttgcaaaactgctgcaacagtaaagagagacaaatattcaataacttcactcttatacattgtagtgtcactaaaatcactgcagccttcaactggctcctgttgacaaagtgttttaacagaaatgtaaatgctgtaatttgattcttttaatgaaccatgtaacttgaatggatgtgatgctggtgtgaccacagtgcacacgtctgatgttgctcacagtggtccaaggaacgctcagggagtttgtgtgtttgctcacactcaggaaaaattacagggaacattggtcacAATTATCCAAAACTACCcagtttctccaaaatgacaaaatcttacTGGTCCAAAGTACCTTTAAACCTGTTCAGactgactcaaaatttgtccaagttaaaacaaaaatggtccaaaaaaacCTCTAAAATGACTCCCATGTTGTCTTAAAGGATTCAattattgtccaaaatggctccaaaATCATTCACAATGACTCATAATTTGTCCCAAATAAGTCAAAACTTGTGTAAGTTGATAAACattcatccaaaattactcaaaatttgtccacaatgacaaaaaccgATCCAAACTCATTAGAAAACTGGCAAAAAATGTCCAGTCTGAGTCTAAACTGGTCCAAAATACCTTGAAACTTCTTCAAActgactcagaaattgtccaaaatggctcacaATATGTCCAAGATGAtagaaacttgtccaaaatatcttaaattgtccaaaataacttaaaacccTTCTAGGTTTCCaaaaaaaatggtctaaaatgaccataaaaaaacaatcaaaaagacaaaaacttgcCCAGAATCAGTCATAAAgtttgcaaaatgaccaaaagaacTTCAATCCTGTCCAAGTTTCctctaaaattgtccaaactCACTCAGAATGTGCCCTGAAGGACTCGAAACTTGTGCaaattgaccaaaatatgagtcagaatttgtccaaatggaCTCAGCTGTTTGTCCTTAAAGTCGTGCTGATTGGTTGACGGGAAAGGTGATCAGTCATGTGACTCCATGAAGCTCGTTTTTCCTTTgattccttttttaaaacagtttttctgctCCGTCCTCCTGATCCTCATCTGTTCCTGGACCAGTTTCATGgtttctcctcctccaggtgTACGACGGGATGCTGCAGCGCTTCGCCCGATTGGAGGAGAGAGTCCTGCAGAAGCCCCGCCCCTGAGCCTCAGCCACCAATCAGCTGCATCCGTAGGATCCAGATGGAGAAAGACTAAATTCCTAAATAGGTCTTTGATTAAACTACTGCTGGAGGTCAAGCAGTGCTGTCGGTCCCTGAAACTACAGATCACACCTTTCATTAGACCGAAAGATGGTTAACGTAGACTGAAGTTCTAATTAACAAACAGTTCCACAGGATGTTCTAACTTTTGTTCTCACTGTAGTTTTTAGGTTTTCACTGTGGAGTTTAAATCCTCACAGACTCTGAATCAGGAGGAATCATCAGGAGGAAACGTCTGGACTCACAGTTTatccaaaataataaaaacttctCCAATCTGACACCAAAACGGTCCAAGATGCCTTAAATCCGTTCAGGGTTCCTCAAAAATTCTCTAATTCTGTCAGATTGATTAAAAATTTGCCCTAAGCGACTCCAAACTTGTGCAGGTTTACTCAGTAACTGTCAAAAATCactcaacatttgtccaaaatagtAACAAAAGAAGTGCCAAAAATATAAAGCACCAAAACTCTTATTTTctgaaattctaaataaaatataaaaactcaAGATCCCAGAATAGTTCTCTAGGGGAACTGAAATGTgttcagaattactcaaaaatggtcaaaatgagaaaTTAACTCAGTATTGTTctgaaattactgaaaaatctGTTCAAATCCACACAATAGTCATCCAAgacggtcagaaatgactcgTATACACAAATaactccaaaaaataaaataaacagaacaaacatcAAAACTGACTTAGAATCTTTCTGAAAGGACTCAAAATCTgtggaaaattaaaaagaaattgtccagaataaagcaaaatgaaTCAACACgactcaaaaatgttgaaaatgatgaaaactaaAACTTTTAAAGTTACTAAAACTCCAAAATGTTCTCAGAATTATTCCAGATTCatccaaaataagaaaaaatccaataatgtctggaaaaaaaaagaacaaaacacgtTGAAACAGATTTAGAATGTTTTggaaatgagtcaaaatgtgtccaaagtacTACTGAGGGAACACGTTAGAGAACGTTCTTCTGTGGAACATTCAATGTTCTATGATATCAACAGAGGAGGAACGTTCTCAAATTGACATTCAGAAAAcctttccagatgttatcaagaCCTCAGATGACGGAACGTTCTTTAGAAgacgttcctgtaatgtgatgtaTTGAAAGTAGAacgttttccttttttgttgagggaacacgcTATAGAACGTTTTTCTGTGAGGCATTTTTACAATCTGATGGGGTAACAAAGGTagaatgttctcaaaccaacattcagaaaatgttcttcagatgttatcgaggcctcaGATGATTTTCATAGAACGTTCTTGTAATGTGATGTATTAACAGAGGTGGAACATTCTAAGTTATTTTgaggatgtttttatttctttaaacactTTTAATCTTGATTTAATGAAGACATAAAGCGAAGCAGCACAGATGAATTTTAAACCTGAGACAAAGACGAGGAGAATTCGTCTTGTGTGAGTGTTTCTATAGAGAGATtcgtttttaaaaatctcttgtttttcagtttttacaggttctggctcataaatggtggaatttgttgggtttttaaaGAGACAACAGACCGTTTGAACCTGGAGGGTTCATGAAGAATGGGTTTGTTCACACAGCAGCGTGATGGAAGCAAATATTCATCACGTTTTAGTTTGAAATTCACCAGAAACGTCCTCTGGGTGTGGATGTGGAGGGAAAGTGTGTCTCTGCCTCCGTCTCTTTGTGTTGCTGCCTC
Encoded here:
- the xylb gene encoding xylulose kinase isoform X2 encodes the protein MWVQALDLLLDKMKRAAFDFAGVRALSGSGQQHGSVFWRTGASETLKHLDPDHNLEQLLHDSFSVSDSPVWMDSSSSKQCLDLEAAAGGAERLAEITGSRGYERFTGNQIAKLRQTRPDEFMDTERISLVSSFAASLFLGGYAAIDYSDGSGMNLLDIRTRNWSQICLEATAPHLDQLLGAALPSTSVLGSISSYFVHRFGFSESCRVVSFTGDNPASLAGMRLQPGDIAVSLGTSDTVFLWVQNPRPALEGHVFCSPVDQEAFMALLCFKNGSLTREHISNECAGGSWEVFSAMLRETPLGNDGNIGFYFDTMEITPPAVGIHRFDSEDSEVSSFSPQVEVRALVEGQFLSRRLHAERLGYSILPGTRVLATGGASSNKEILQVLSDVFNAPVYTIDLSDSACLGSAYRALHGLLAESGVSFLDVVKNAPEPQRTTTPHPSAKQVYDGMLQRFARLEERVLQKPRP